A genome region from Brassica oleracea var. oleracea cultivar TO1000 chromosome C2, BOL, whole genome shotgun sequence includes the following:
- the LOC106326389 gene encoding protein terminal ear1 homolog yields MEDSRAFPLDPRAQEFVPLNPISSRFYFPYTSPPPPPFPTPPPSSYGLSPTVPRVFTFFNLPPHPMMFSPPPPPLPPPPRPYFNGVSAVQRLPFQSKSPTRSLSLISVPRDATESTVRRDLEVFGDVRGVQMERISEGIVTVHFYDLRDAKRAVREICGRHMQHQAKVGGSGSVWSLPSSSSPVRGFVSGRPVWAQFVVQATSAVPNGCNQGTLVVFNLNPEVSSIALRQIFQVYGPIKELRETPYKKHQRFVEFYDVRDAAKALDGINGEEICGKEVVIEYSRPGGIKNKFRSLRQPHVLFQPPPILAPPMRQPLTLMKDKNKNVSPNNGVSVVEASMGSLCIKDNEHNKIRGAESETKSKNVAKWGKKRHMKSMELSQFLISEETMDDPSCRDPRTTLMIKNIPNKYSQKLLLNMLDNHCVHINEAITEGKDEHEAHHQPFSSYDFVYLPMDFNNKCNVGYGFVNMTSPEAAWRLYKAFHLQRWEVFNSQKICQITYARVQGLEDLKEHFKSAKFPCEAELYLPVVFTPPRDGKQLTEPVSININGCTGLDSKHLEPMDGQDLSVSGSCCGSDHYNSQEDDFSSSSIDGG; encoded by the exons ATGGAAGATTCTAGAGCTTTTCCTTTAGACCCTCGAGCTCAAGAGTTTGTGCCACTAAACCCTATCTCCTCCCGTTTTTACTTTCCCTACACTTCTCCGCCGCCGCCACCTTTTCCCACGCCTCCTCCGTCGTCGTACGGATTATCTCCGACGGTACCAAGAGTTTTCACGTTCTTTAATCTCCCACCACATCCGATGATGTTTTCTCCTCCTCCTCCTCCACTACCACCACCACCGCGTCCGTATTTTAACGGTGTCTCAGCCGTTCAACGGCTTCCTTTCCAGTCGAAGTCGCCGACGCGATCTCTTTCTCTGATCTCCGTACCGCGTGACGCCACCGAGTCTACGGTGAGACGCGACTTAGAGGTATTCGGCGACGTGCGTGGCGTGCAAATGGAGAGAATCTCTGAAGGAATCGTGACCGTCCATTTCTACGATCTCCGTGACGCTAAAAGAGCTGTTCGAGAGATTTGTGGTAGACACATGCAGCACCAAGCCAAGGTTGGTGGCAGTGGTAGCGTTTGGAGCTTGCCATCTTCTTCTTCACCGGTGCGTGGGTTTGTTTCCGGTAGACCTGTGTGGGCTCAGTTTGTAGTTCAGGCTACAAGTGCGGTTCCTAACGGTTGCAACCAAGGAACGTTGGTGGTCTTTAACTTAAACCCTGAAGTCTCGTCCATTGCTCTCAGACAGATTTTCCAAGTTTACG GTCCCATCAAAGAGTTGAGAGAGACACCGTACAAGAAACATCAAAGATTCGTTGAGTTTTACGATGTAAGGGATGCAGCGAAAGCGCTTGATGGAATTAACGGTGAAGAGATTTGTGGGAAGGAAGTTGTAATCGAATATAGCCGACCAGGTGGGATTAAAAACAAGTTCAGGTCACTAAGGCAACCACATGTACTGTTTCAACCACCACCTATTCTAGCTCCTCCTATGAGGCAGCCTCTTACTCTGATGAAGGATAAAAACAAGAATGTGAGCCCTAATAATGGAGTTTCTGTTGTTGAAGCTTCTATGGGTTCGTTGTGTATCAAAGATAATGAGCATAATAAGATCCGAGGAGCGGAGTCCGAAACAAAGAGCAAGAACGTGGCTAAGTGGGGGAAGAAAAGACATATGAAGAGCATGGAACTAAGTCAGTTTCTTATCAGTGAAGAAACCATGGATGATCCAAGTTGCAGAGATCCACGTACCACTTTGATGATCAAGAACATACCAAACAAGTACAG CCAAAAGCTGCTGTTGAATATGCTGGATAATCACTGCGTTCACATCAACGAAGCGATCACCGAGGGGAAAGACGAACACGAAGCTCATCATCAACCATTTTCTTCTTATGATTTCGTGTATCTCCCGATGGATTTCAA CAACAAGTGCAATGTTGGTTATGGGTTTGTGAACATGACGTCTCCGGAGGCAGCTTGGAGGCTTTACAAGGCGTTTCATCTTCAACGTTGGGAGGTTTTTAATTCGCAGAAGATTTGCCAAATCACATATGCGAGAGTTCAG GGCTTGGAGGATCTAAAGGAACACTTCAAGAGCGCCAAGTTCCCGTGCGAGGCTGAGCTTTACCTTCCGGTAGTTTTTACGCCTCCACGAGACGGCAAGCAGCTAACGGAACCTGTCTCTATCAACATCAACGGTTGCACCGGACTCGATAGTAAACATCTTGAGCCAATGGACGGTCAAGATCTCTCTGTGAGTGGATCATGTTGCGGTAGTGACCATTATAACAGTCAGGAAGATGACTTTTCCAGCAGTAGCATAGACGGTGGCTAG